The segment GGCCTGCGTCTTGCATGGCCTTTGCCACGGTACACATTTCTTCGAGCGAGGGCGTAATCAGTCCGGAGAGGCTCAAGATGTCGGCCTTGTTCTCGATGACAGCCTTCACGATGACGTCTTCGGGAACCATCACGCCGAGGTCCACCATTTCATAGCCGTTACAGGCCATAATCACGGAGACGATGTTCTTGCCGATGTCGTGCACGTCGCCTTTCACGGTCGCAATCACGATCTTGCCGCGGCTCGATGCGTTGGCATCCTTGCCCGCTTCGATGTAAGGCTGCAAAATTTCCACGGCCTTCTTCATGGTGCGTGCAGTCTTCACCACCTGCGGCAAGAACATCTTGCCTTCGCCGAAGCGGCGGCCGACTTCGTTCATGCCGTCCATGAGCGGGCCTGAAATAATTCCCACCGGGCTATCGCCGCGGTTGATGAGTTCCATCAGGTCGGGCTGAAGCGTTGTGGAAGTTCCCTTGAGGAGCGCTTCTTGCAAACGTTCTTCGGGTGTCGTGGGCTTGGCGTCAGCGGCGGCGTTCGTGTTGTCGTCAGAAGAGCTGCTGGCACCTGTGCTCATGGCGAAAATCGCCTTCGGGTCGTACTTGGTGCCCGCTTCCTTGGCGGCAGCGGCGGCTGCGGTCATGCGGCTTGCAATTTCGATGAGCGCTTCGCTCGCATCCGGTTCCGTATTGTAGATGACTTCGGTAATGGCCATGCGGAGTTCCAGCGGAATCGTCTTGTATTCGATAATCGCGCTGGGGTTCATGATGGCCATGCCCATGCCGTTCGGAATTGCGTAATGCAGGAACGTGGTGTGCATCGCTTCGCGCAGGTAGTTGTTGCCGCGGAAAGCGAAGGAAAGGTTCGAGAGACCGCCCGAAATGCGCACGCCGGGCAGGTTGTCCATAATCCAGCGGACGGCGCGGATAAAGTCGATGGCGTAGGCGTTGTGTTCGGCCATGCCCGTAGCGACTGTCAAAACGTTCGGATCGTAAATGATGTCGGAGGGGTCGAAGCCGAGCTTTTTGACCATGATGTCGTAAGCGCGGGCGGCAATCTCCACACGGCGCTCGTAGTTGGTGGCCTGGCCTTCTTCGTCAAAGAGCATCACGATGACGGCACCGCCGAGGCGCTTGATGGTGAGCGCATGTTCGATAAATGCTTGTTCGCCCATCTTCAAGGAGATGGAATTCACAATGCACTTGCCCTGGGCGCACTTGAGGCCTGCTTCAATCACTTCGAAGCGGGAAGAGTCCACCATGATGGGCACGCGACTGATGGCCGGGTCCGATGCGAGCAAGTTCAGGAAGGTCTGCATTTCGGTGGTAGCGTCGAGCAAGCCATCGTCCATGTTCACGTCGATCACGTCGGCGCCGTCTTCCACTTGCTTGCGGGCGATATCGAGTGCTTCTTCGTAATTTTTTTCGTTGATAAGGCGGAGGAACTTCTTGGAACCTGCCACGTTGCAGCGTTCGCCCACCTTTACAAAATCTTCGGCGTTGCAGCTGTCGGCACCGTTGCTCGGGCGCACCTGTTCCTTGAACAGCGGTTCCAAACCGGCGAGGCGGAGCAGCGGGCTCGTGGCGTACTTGGGCGCGGGCTTGCGGCGTTCGTAATCGGCGGGCAGGGCATCGAGCATCTTGCGCATGGCGGCGATGTGTTCCGGAGTCGTACCGCAGCAACCGCCAATCATGTTCACGAGCTTGTCGTCCAGGTACACGCCCATGAGGCGCACCATGTCTTCGGGCGTGTCGTCGTAACCGCCGAACTGGTTCGGGAGGCCCGCATTCGGGTGACAAGAAATGTAGCAGGGAGCGACCTTGCCCATGCGGCGCAAGTACGGCACCATGCCGTCGGCACCGAGACCGCAGTTCAAACCGATAGAAAGCGGATGCATGTGCATCACGCTCACGGCGAATGCTTCGACTGTCTGGCCCGAAAGCGTACGGCCCGAGGCGTCGCTCACCGTCATCGAGAACATGACTTCTATGGGCTTTAAGTCAGCAGCCGCGGGCCCTTCGGCAAGCTCAGGGACCTTGGCTGCGGCCTTGCGAGCTTCCATCACCTTGGTGAATGCGCTTGCGGCGGCCTTTGCATTCAAGGTGTCAAAAATCGTTTCAATCAGAATCGCATCAACGCCTTCTTCCACCAGCACTTGGATCTGTTCCAGGTAGGCATCTTCCAGCTCGTCAAATGTAATGCTACGGCTCGCGGGGTCGTTCACGTCTTCGCTCATCGAGAGCATCTTGCTCGTGGGACCTACGTCGCCCAGAATGTACACCTGGCGTCCGTACTTCTTGAACCCTTCTTCGGCGGCCTGCTTCGCGATTTTCACGGCGGCGCGGTTCATTTCGGCAATGCGGTGTTCTTGGTGGTATTCGTGCTGGCTTACGCGCTGGCTCGAGAAAGTATTTGTGGTGAGGCAATCCACGCCTGCATCCACGTAACGGCGCTGGATATCGAGGATGATTTCCGGCTTCTCGATGGAGAGCATGTCGTTGTTCGCGCCCTTGATGCCGTAAGTCTGGATAACAGAACCCATACCTCCGTCCAGCAGCATCATTTTACTTTCGAAAGCTTCGCGTAGCGTCATCTTGTTTGCCTAGTGGGATTAGTCCCGGATTCTTTCTGTTTGAGCGTTATGCGGAAAAATTCTTTCCGAGAATGGCGGAAACATTCCGGAGAATGCCTTCGGCCACGTCGGGCTTGTTCATGGAGTACACGTGTACGTTCGTGATGCCGTTGGCGTACAGGTCAATAATCTGGTCGGTTGCGTAGATGATGCCCGCCTGTTTCATTGCGTCGGGGTCGCTGCCGAACTTGTCGACGAGCGACTTGAAGCGCTGCGGCATGAACGAACCGGAAAGCTTGATAGCGCGTTCCACCTGGTTTGCGTTCGTGATGGGCATGATGCCGGGGAGCACGGGGCAAGTGACACCCGCATCGCGCAACTTGTAGAGGAAACTGAAGAAGAGGTTGTTGTCGAACACCATCTGCGTGGTGAGAAAATCTGCGCCAGCGTCAACTTTTTCTTTGAGGTGCTTGATATCTTCGGCCTGGTTTGCGCTTTCGGGGTGCTTCTCGGGGTAGCATGCTGCACCGATACAGAAGTCGGAATCACTTTCCTTGAGTTCGCGGATGAGTTCTACGGCGTAATGGTAGTCGCATTTGTCGCGGCCGTTCGCGATGAGTTCCGGAGTCAAGTCGCCGCGGAGCGCCATCACGTTCTTGATGCCCGCAGTCTTCATGTCTTCGATGCGCTGGTGAATGGTTTCTTTGCTGCTCGAAACGCAGGTGAGGTGGGCCAACATCGGGATGCCGAATTTCGACTTGAGGTTCTTTGCAATTTCGAGCGTGTACTGGCTAACACCGCCGCCTGCACCGTAGGTGACACTCATGAAGGCGGGGCCAAGGGCCGCAATGGATTCGGTGGCGGCTTTCACGCTTTCGAAGCTCGTTTCCTTCTTGGGCGGGAACACTTCGAACGAAAGACTCATCTTGTCTTGCTTCAGGATATCGACAATTTTCATATCACCTCGCGGGTTCTAAACTCTTATGTGAGAGGCCGGACTGCCAGCCTTGGTTTATGCAAATATTCTAATACATGCATAAATATAGTAAATTCCTATTAGAATCGTAGTCCTATTGAGCTCTTTTATTGTGTTTTTTTCTTTTTTTGAGGCGTCTTGTTCTTTTAATATATCATAAAACATCGTGAAATGACAAATTGCTATTATTTTGTCGTATGTCCAGTTTTCCCCCAAAAAAAATGATTTCGCAAAAAAAGAATTTTTCCCGCAAAAAAGGGATGTGCGCTTTGTCGCGCCCCTCTTTGGCTCCAGTGCAGTTGCGTATTATAAAGATGGTGCAGGGGGGTAATGGCATGGCCCATTTGCCGGATGGCCGGGTATGTTTTGTGCAGGGAGCCCTGCCGGGAGAATTGTGCGAAGTTGAACTGACTTTCCAGAAAAAGGACTTTACGCGGGGGCGTGTTGTTAGCGTCGTTGAACCGAGTCCCGATCGCGTGGTGCCCAAGTGCCCGCTTTACGGCAAGTGTGGCGGTTGCAGCCTGCAGCATCTGGAGAGTTCCAAGCAAACTGAATATATGGAACAGGTGGAACGCGAAAATTTCAGGCGACTTGCCCATGCCGAATTGCCGGAGGATTTCGTTATCCATACCGGGAATCCGTGGGGCTACCGCAATCGTGCGCGTGTGGTTCCACAGTTTGTTCGTGATGGTGGTTGCGGCGGTTTTGCCTTCCGCGAGCAAGAAAGCAATGCCTTGATTCCTTTTGAAAATTGCCCTGTGCTGACTCCTGCTTTGAACGAATTTTTGCAGGGACCCGCCCGGAAGCTTTTTGCATCGGGAGTGTTGTCGCACCCTGGGCGCTTTGCTCGGCCCGACGAAGTTTCGCTGAACGTGTTCGACAACGGCAAGGGCGAGGTGAGCTACTTTTATCGAGGCATGTCTCGCGAAGAATTTCAAAAGAATGCCGTGAGTGTCGTTGAAATTGAAGGCCGCAAGATAGAAGCGGACGCTTCGGTGTTTTTCCAGAGTAACTTGGGCCTGTTGCCGGAACTGGTGAAGTCCGTGCGCCATGCCGTTGACGAGGGCTTGTCGAATGGGAATGCCTGTAACGATTGGCTTATAGACTTGTTCAGTGGTGTCGGCTTTTTTGCCGCTCTTTTGCAAGACAAGTTTAAACGCATCACGACCGTGGAACGCGACGAGGGCTGCCTCAAACACGCTGAAAAGAATTTGTCTGTAATTAGCCCGGCAACAACTACTGTCGAGAATGTTTCGGCCCCAGCGGAAGAATGGCTTGCCCGCCATGTCGTGGATATTCCGGCTACGCTCATTGTGGACCCGCCACGTACGGGGTTGCCGGGGGAGGCGCTAGATGCCATCGTGCGGAGTTCTGTCAAGCGGTTGATTTACGTGTCGTGCGATCCGGTGACGCTGGCTCGCGACTATGCGAAATTGGCGACGGCAGGGTTCAAGTTGGACCATGCGGAGGGGTTCGCCTTTTACCCCCAGACACCGCATCTGGAAATGTTATTTATCCTTTCTAGGTAGCGCTCTTTGTCCATCCGTTTTTAAGCAAGAACGCTATAGCATGACTGCATTTAAGAATAAAAAATGTTGAAATAAACGATGAAAAAAATTTTTTAATTCTTTTTTCCTAAAAAAAGGTCTTTTTTCATGGAAAAGCGGGTGTAAACCGCTTTTTTACATGGCTTTTTGCTACTTTACATATAGTTTCATTAGGGATGGTTTGAGGTGACAGGAGCTTCAAAAATGAAAAGAACTTTAGTTGCAATTTTGGTGTCGGCGGTACTGGCCTTGGCGGCCACGGGTGCCGAAGACAAAAACTGGGCTGTTGGCGGATGGCTACAGGCCGGAAACCCGGGTGAACATGCCGGTATTGATGTAGAAAATCGTCTGGGCAAGGACATCACGCTTGACCTTTACCTGCATTTCTGTTTCTATACGGGCGATAATGCTTTGGGTGGCTATGTGGGCTACTACTGGAACTACTACCTGAATGTGCCCAAAGAACTGGGCCGTATGGGCTTCTATGTTGGCCCTACCGGCGGTATTGGCTGGTGGGATGTCGACAAGGGCGGCAACTGGGAAGAAACGGGGCTTGCCATTCGCCTTGGTGTGGTCGGCGGTT is part of the uncultured Fibrobacter sp. genome and harbors:
- the metH gene encoding methionine synthase, which gives rise to MTLREAFESKMMLLDGGMGSVIQTYGIKGANNDMLSIEKPEIILDIQRRYVDAGVDCLTTNTFSSQRVSQHEYHQEHRIAEMNRAAVKIAKQAAEEGFKKYGRQVYILGDVGPTSKMLSMSEDVNDPASRSITFDELEDAYLEQIQVLVEEGVDAILIETIFDTLNAKAAASAFTKVMEARKAAAKVPELAEGPAAADLKPIEVMFSMTVSDASGRTLSGQTVEAFAVSVMHMHPLSIGLNCGLGADGMVPYLRRMGKVAPCYISCHPNAGLPNQFGGYDDTPEDMVRLMGVYLDDKLVNMIGGCCGTTPEHIAAMRKMLDALPADYERRKPAPKYATSPLLRLAGLEPLFKEQVRPSNGADSCNAEDFVKVGERCNVAGSKKFLRLINEKNYEEALDIARKQVEDGADVIDVNMDDGLLDATTEMQTFLNLLASDPAISRVPIMVDSSRFEVIEAGLKCAQGKCIVNSISLKMGEQAFIEHALTIKRLGGAVIVMLFDEEGQATNYERRVEIAARAYDIMVKKLGFDPSDIIYDPNVLTVATGMAEHNAYAIDFIRAVRWIMDNLPGVRISGGLSNLSFAFRGNNYLREAMHTTFLHYAIPNGMGMAIMNPSAIIEYKTIPLELRMAITEVIYNTEPDASEALIEIASRMTAAAAAAKEAGTKYDPKAIFAMSTGASSSSDDNTNAAADAKPTTPEERLQEALLKGTSTTLQPDLMELINRGDSPVGIISGPLMDGMNEVGRRFGEGKMFLPQVVKTARTMKKAVEILQPYIEAGKDANASSRGKIVIATVKGDVHDIGKNIVSVIMACNGYEMVDLGVMVPEDVIVKAVIENKADILSLSGLITPSLEEMCTVAKAMQDAGQRIPIIVGGATTSPTHTAVKIAPCYDGPVFHVRDAASNPGLVQKLLDPATSEQTIQENREEQQRIRDKQNGIQTEAASAMAAAEKTPEERRYLCDWTKYQPVEPPFMGESKLPPIPLEKVIPLISWEYFFFTWKIKPEEEEAKKLKADAEALIKSLTKPEYALRAVQAFYPAAGTEKSVIFNTGRTGTDVDLVEVATARQQNPEGTCLALCDYVAPANANTASVFAAPAGKDVFRDIVGAFAVTVSDAFVKRLEKLKAEQGGSDYDVLLMQTVADRLAEAGAEYLSQELAHNNGWKGIRPAVGYPVLPNIKEIFNVARLIDFGSVGISLTENGAMYPQASVSGLYISHPEIDYFHVKV
- the metF gene encoding methylenetetrahydrofolate reductase [NAD(P)H]; translation: MKIVDILKQDKMSLSFEVFPPKKETSFESVKAATESIAALGPAFMSVTYGAGGGVSQYTLEIAKNLKSKFGIPMLAHLTCVSSSKETIHQRIEDMKTAGIKNVMALRGDLTPELIANGRDKCDYHYAVELIRELKESDSDFCIGAACYPEKHPESANQAEDIKHLKEKVDAGADFLTTQMVFDNNLFFSFLYKLRDAGVTCPVLPGIMPITNANQVERAIKLSGSFMPQRFKSLVDKFGSDPDAMKQAGIIYATDQIIDLYANGITNVHVYSMNKPDVAEGILRNVSAILGKNFSA
- a CDS encoding class I SAM-dependent RNA methyltransferase, with the translated sequence MAHLPDGRVCFVQGALPGELCEVELTFQKKDFTRGRVVSVVEPSPDRVVPKCPLYGKCGGCSLQHLESSKQTEYMEQVERENFRRLAHAELPEDFVIHTGNPWGYRNRARVVPQFVRDGGCGGFAFREQESNALIPFENCPVLTPALNEFLQGPARKLFASGVLSHPGRFARPDEVSLNVFDNGKGEVSYFYRGMSREEFQKNAVSVVEIEGRKIEADASVFFQSNLGLLPELVKSVRHAVDEGLSNGNACNDWLIDLFSGVGFFAALLQDKFKRITTVERDEGCLKHAEKNLSVISPATTTVENVSAPAEEWLARHVVDIPATLIVDPPRTGLPGEALDAIVRSSVKRLIYVSCDPVTLARDYAKLATAGFKLDHAEGFAFYPQTPHLEMLFILSR